The sequence CCAAGGTGCAGTCAGAACAGCTacaaaataactggaaaaagGCTTTACGGAAGGAGCACCATCTTTCCTCGCGCACCGCTGCTGTGAATGATGTCTTCATGAGCCTTCACAACTTTCTCCAGCGGATATTCAGAGCCTACAATGGGTTTCAGCCAGCCAGCTTCTATGCCATCAAGGAGCGCTGTTGCACACTCACGCCTCTCCTCCTGCAGGTAATAAAGACAACATTTACCACAAGGTCGTTATATTTTAGGAAAGTATTGACTATTTAATGCAAGGGTTAAATCAAACTTcacaacacaaaaatattttatgatgttCCAAGATTAAATCAAAACGTAAAGGAATGAACAAACAAGTTACTTCCAGCGAAACTGTGCCTTCATCCCTACAAATGATTTTAACTGGAAATAAGAGAGATGttgaaacaaaccaacaaaacactctttgaaataaaaatgcttcttaCCTCAGTTGCAAGAAACAGACTAACTCCAATTATGCTGGATTCTTTACTCATGGTGTCTCTTGGATTTATCTCAATAGGACCTCTACAGCCCACGACCTGGTACAAACGAGTTAAAAGACAGCGAAGCTGTAACTGTTGAATTGCATTGCTAAATGCACAAactgaagtcagtgacaaaaAGTACTCACCATCACCCTTCCTGCGTAGGACAACAGTTGCAGGTCAGTAGCAAGATTGACGTTAGAGAGCATTTCTATTATTATATCAACTCCTTCCGTCCCCATGTATTCCTATACACGACATAATATGCTATTTAAATCACTCCAATTAGTACTTGGGTGCCACTGTTTATTTCATATGCTACAGATAACAGACATTTTACAGtttattgtttgcattttaaatacagcCTTTATACTAAGACTGACAGCTAATAAGtttaatttttgcatattttgatATGCTGAATTACAATATGCTACCGTATTGGAATTTGCGGGAATGCAAGAGGTTCTAAATGCCACTGCCTGTGAAGAAAGCTCAGCTTCTCCAGCCTGGAAAAGATTTTCCTTGTGTAGAAATGAAAAAGGCAGTACGCTACTGCGCCTACATAAATCTGCTTTAAAGAATTTCTGCAAACAACTGTTCACATTTTGTAAGACAAATACATACTGCATCAACTAGCTCTGATCCACGCTTACCTTAATTTTATCAATGTAATTGGCTTCCCTGTGATTAAATGCTTGGTGAGCACCATTTCTCAGAACCATGTTCATGCCTTCCTCGGTGCCTGAGGTACCCAAAACCTTTAAACCACAAGCTCTGGCAATCTGACATGTTGCTATTCCCACCTGaggggaaaaggtaaaaaaaaaaaagaaatctttttttctctttctttcttagcATTTTGAATTTTACATATTCTACCAGCAACTCGGAACTTACCCATTTTAAAAGCTGgccttgaaacattttttttagccATAATAGGTAATTTAGATCTTAAAGATAGCcaaatagtctttaaaaaaaagaaaagatacttagAGGCATAGcaaagttttgtgggttttttaatagctATCAGCATTTGATATAAATCCATGTAGAATGTTGTCTGCCTATTAAAGTTGGGACGTGTATATCTGACACAAAGCCaaggaaacataaaataaataagaacttaAAGACTACATttagtttaaggaaaaaaaagaggctacGATGCTGAATGTCATTCTAGTATCTCCAAATGAGATCTGAATTCctcctcctgtgagactgccataATCACCTTTTTGCTGTCTACCAAATAATTAAGGACATTTTGCCCGCTGACAGCAGCTGTTTGGTGCATCAGCAGAAGCTGGGCATCAAAGTGCAGAGTATGGGGGACAAATTCAACTAGAATGTTGTGTGAAAGATCTGAAGTTAGCTTGTCAcgtaaaacaaaagaaaaccatagTTCCAGTTTCACATAATATTCAGTCACAACTTTATATATCCCAGTATCTCTCCCTGTGCGCCCAGTTGTTAGCCAACAGGCAGAAATATCCCAGAAACGCACCGTTGCTCTGCACCAGTGATTGCTACCCAGAGAAATGAGATCAACttgtacatattttaaaattacagcttcCTGCTATTagttttatctcagggagaccaGATATAAAACTTCCGCAGTAGCTTCCGACTGCAGCAGCGTGTTCATTACGTGACCCTCTGCATCAGGGGCCTTACACCATC is a genomic window of Rissa tridactyla isolate bRisTri1 chromosome 8, bRisTri1.patW.cur.20221130, whole genome shotgun sequence containing:
- the CRYZ gene encoding quinone oxidoreductase isoform X1 produces the protein MAATRSVMRAVRVFEFGGPEVLKLQSDVLIPHPKEDQVLIKVHACGVNPVETYIRSGNYARKPALPYTPGSDVAGVVEGVGEHVTAFKKGDRVFTIGTISGGYADYAVAAANRVFPLSGKLDFRQGAAIGIPYFTAYRALFQKGRAKAGESVLVHGASGGVGIATCQIARACGLKVLGTSGTEEGMNMVLRNGAHQAFNHREANYIDKIKEYMGTEGVDIIIEMLSNVNLATDLQLLSYAGRVMVVGCRGPIEINPRDTMSKESSIIGVSLFLATEEERRECATALLDGIEAGWLKPIVGSEYPLEKVVKAHEDIIHSSGARGKMVLLP